A section of the Flavobacterium sp. CG_23.5 genome encodes:
- a CDS encoding chloramphenicol acetyltransferase, with product MKALLDLENWPRASHFHFFRQFEEPFFGATVVIDCTRAYKRTKELNTSFFIYYLHKTLVAVNSIESFRYRIYEDQIYIYDQINGSATIGREDGSFGFSLIEYNVDFTVFEKTAKTEIERVQNTAGLFTRTFEEENLIHFSAIPWLNFTSLSHARSYTFPDSCPKISFGKMMVTENGKRTMSMSIHVHHGLMDGLHLGQFVDYFQEIMNQ from the coding sequence TTGAAAGCACTGTTAGATTTAGAAAACTGGCCAAGGGCATCACATTTTCATTTTTTTAGACAATTTGAAGAACCATTTTTTGGGGCAACAGTTGTAATAGATTGCACGAGGGCTTATAAAAGAACTAAAGAGTTGAATACCTCTTTTTTTATCTACTACCTTCACAAAACATTGGTTGCAGTAAATTCGATTGAATCGTTCCGTTATCGTATTTATGAAGACCAAATTTATATTTATGACCAAATAAATGGCTCCGCAACAATCGGGCGGGAAGACGGATCCTTTGGATTCTCTTTGATTGAATACAATGTTGATTTTACTGTTTTCGAAAAAACGGCAAAAACAGAAATTGAACGCGTACAAAATACTGCTGGTCTTTTTACAAGAACTTTCGAAGAGGAGAATTTAATTCATTTTTCAGCCATTCCATGGCTCAATTTCACTTCACTATCACACGCCAGAAGTTATACTTTTCCGGACAGTTGCCCGAAGATTTCCTTTGGAAAAATGATGGTTACTGAAAACGGCAAAAGAACCATGTCAATGTCAATTCATGTGCATCACGGATTAATGGATGGTCTTCATCTGGGACAATTTGTTGATTATTTCCAAGAAATTATGAATCAGTAA
- a CDS encoding ferritin, which yields MLSKTIETALNHQVRIEAESSQIYLSMASWSETHGLEGISKFMYVQSDEERAHMLKLVKFINERGGHARVTELKAPKTTYETFKEMFEELYKHEIFVSAAINELVDISLSEKDYATHNFLQWYVSEQIEEEAQAKLILDKINLIGDDKGGLYLFDRDIQQLSEKSTV from the coding sequence ATGTTATCAAAAACCATTGAAACCGCACTAAACCATCAGGTTCGTATCGAAGCTGAATCTTCACAAATTTACCTTTCTATGGCTTCTTGGTCTGAAACTCATGGTTTGGAAGGTATTTCAAAATTTATGTATGTACAATCGGATGAGGAACGCGCGCACATGCTTAAGTTGGTAAAATTCATCAACGAACGTGGCGGTCATGCCCGAGTTACAGAATTAAAAGCACCAAAGACAACCTATGAAACATTCAAAGAAATGTTTGAAGAGCTTTATAAACACGAAATTTTTGTTTCAGCCGCTATCAACGAATTGGTCGATATTTCACTGTCTGAGAAAGATTATGCTACGCACAACTTCTTGCAGTGGTACGTATCCGAACAAATTGAAGAAGAAGCTCAGGCTAAACTTATTTTAGATAAAATAAACTTAATTGGCGATGATAAAGGCGGTTTGTATTTATTTGATAGAGATATCCAACAACTGTCTGAAAAATCCACGGTTTAA
- a CDS encoding single-stranded DNA-binding protein: MNALRNKVQLIGHVGNDPEIKNFDGGKKLANFTIATNESYKNDKGEKVEETQWHKLVAWGKTAEIIEKYVTKGKEIAIEGKLTHRSYDDKNGEKRYITEVVVNDVLLLGK, from the coding sequence ATGAATGCATTAAGAAACAAAGTACAGTTAATTGGACACGTAGGGAATGATCCAGAAATCAAAAATTTTGACGGAGGAAAAAAATTAGCCAATTTTACAATTGCTACAAACGAAAGCTACAAAAACGATAAAGGAGAAAAAGTTGAAGAAACCCAATGGCACAAATTAGTAGCTTGGGGTAAAACTGCCGAAATCATTGAAAAATATGTTACTAAAGGAAAAGAAATAGCCATTGAAGGGAAATTAACCCATAGAAGTTACGATGATAAAAATGGTGAAAAACGGTATATTACGGAAGTAGTGGTTAACGATGTTCTTCTTTTAGGGAAATAA
- a CDS encoding bifunctional GNAT family N-acetyltransferase/carbon-nitrogen hydrolase family protein, giving the protein MQAKIKKVELRNLEFEDYKQLKKSMVESYPEMADSYWKEQDIEKLLGLFSEGQLVILADGKVVGAALSLIVDEVLVDKNPNYSQITGNSSFSTHNPKGEILYGIDVFIHPDYRGLRLGRRLYDARKELCEKLNLKAIVFAGRIPNYSKYAEKLTPKKYIEKVKLKELHDTVLSFQLSNDFHVMRIMKNYLPGDTDSKEFAVLLEWNNIYYDESPQLINTQKSIIRLGLIQWQMRPLINLEALFEQAEFFIDAISGYKSDFALFPELFIAPLMADYNHLSEPDAIRELAKYADPIRKKFQELAISYNINIISGSMPYLENGTLYNVGFLCKRDGTSEMYYKIHITPNEVLHWGMKGGSQFKTFDTDCGKIGIMICYDVEFPEMSRLLADEEMNILFVPFLTDTQSGYTRVKHCAQARAIENECYVAIAGCVGNLPKVNNMDIQYAQTAVFTPSDFAFPSTGIKAETTPNTEMTLIVDVDLNLLKELHEHGSARILKDRRTDLYEIRKINP; this is encoded by the coding sequence ATGCAAGCCAAAATAAAAAAAGTAGAATTACGAAATCTAGAATTTGAGGACTACAAACAATTAAAAAAATCTATGGTAGAGTCCTATCCAGAAATGGCAGATTCGTACTGGAAAGAACAAGACATCGAGAAGTTACTTGGTCTATTTTCTGAAGGACAATTAGTGATTTTAGCAGACGGAAAAGTAGTGGGTGCTGCACTATCATTAATTGTAGATGAAGTTTTAGTTGATAAAAATCCGAATTATTCTCAAATAACAGGGAACTCTTCCTTTTCAACACACAATCCAAAAGGAGAAATACTATACGGAATTGATGTTTTTATTCATCCTGACTATCGAGGTTTGAGACTTGGTAGAAGATTGTATGATGCCCGAAAAGAATTGTGCGAAAAATTAAACCTAAAGGCAATCGTTTTTGCAGGAAGGATTCCAAATTACAGCAAATATGCTGAAAAACTGACTCCGAAAAAGTATATCGAAAAAGTAAAATTAAAAGAATTGCATGACACTGTGCTTTCCTTTCAGCTAAGTAATGATTTTCACGTAATGAGAATTATGAAAAACTATTTGCCAGGAGACACCGATTCTAAGGAATTTGCTGTGTTACTGGAATGGAACAATATTTATTATGATGAAAGTCCCCAACTAATAAATACTCAAAAAAGCATCATCAGACTTGGATTAATTCAATGGCAAATGCGTCCGTTAATAAATCTTGAAGCCTTATTTGAACAGGCTGAATTTTTTATTGATGCCATATCAGGTTACAAAAGTGATTTTGCCCTTTTTCCTGAGTTGTTTATTGCTCCTTTAATGGCAGATTACAATCATCTATCCGAGCCTGACGCCATTCGAGAACTAGCCAAATATGCAGACCCCATTCGCAAAAAATTTCAGGAACTTGCCATTTCTTATAACATAAATATCATTTCAGGAAGCATGCCTTATTTAGAAAATGGCACTTTGTATAATGTGGGATTTCTTTGTAAAAGAGATGGAACCTCTGAAATGTATTATAAGATTCATATCACTCCAAATGAAGTGCTGCATTGGGGAATGAAGGGTGGTTCACAATTTAAAACTTTTGACACAGATTGTGGGAAAATAGGCATTATGATTTGCTATGATGTTGAATTTCCGGAAATGTCGAGATTATTGGCCGATGAAGAAATGAATATTTTATTTGTCCCATTTTTAACCGATACGCAAAGTGGCTATACACGAGTAAAACACTGTGCACAAGCACGAGCGATAGAAAACGAATGTTATGTCGCGATTGCCGGATGTGTTGGGAATCTCCCAAAAGTAAACAACATGGATATTCAATATGCTCAAACCGCTGTTTTTACACCTTCGGATTTTGCATTTCCCAGCACCGGAATAAAAGCAGAAACGACTCCAAATACTGAAATGACTTTAATTGTAGATGTCGATTTAAATTTGCTCAAAGAGCTACATGAACACGGAAGCGCCAGAATCCTAAAAGACCGTCGAACTGATTTATATGAAATTAGAAAAATCAATCCATGA
- a CDS encoding M28 family peptidase, which yields MMPQWPSDDAQSLSEFSTQRALTQVATIAKQPHYVGSQNHEFVANYLQKELNKLGLESSVQEGYTLSDWGNLVKSKNILARIKGTRNSKALLLLSHYDSAPHSFSHGASDDASGVATILESVRAFLNTKKQHKNDIIILFSDAEELGLNGAALFVTQHPWAKEVGLVLNFEARGSSGPSYMLMETNKGNAGLVKEFASAGATYPVSNSLMYSIYKMLPNDTDLTVFREQANIQGYNFAFIDDHFNYHTAQDDINHLNKNTLTHQGTYLMPLLNYFSNADLNTTKATEDYVYFTIPNTFISYPFNWVLPMAVIAFVFFILLIFVGIAKRILSFREIIKGFVPFLGSILVTGLITFLGWKALLKLYLQYNDLLNGFTYNGHAYISAFVLLAIAISFAFYQRFSANKITMNHYVAPLFIWIIINGFLAFSLQGAGFLIIPVYFGLFSFGLFIITQKSSKVLNLIFSIPALLIIAPFIQMFPIGLGLKVLFGSAILTVLAFGLLLPLFGAFAKKGIWSLVFFVLAIGFCVKAHSESGYEKGKAKSNSLLYIYNADTNKASWATYDTNLDSWVKGYLGENPKDATALNETPLYSKYNSRFTYAQEAPKKELQKPTIEFLEDRIVGNQRYLKLRISPNRKVNRYDIFANEKMIIHNFKANGTSTLGQKGSKYQRNGKKILSYYVVDNLPLEMQFSTDATSILDMEMMESSFDLMTNPLFTMTKREDWMMPTPFVLNDAVVIKEKINPSPLPVLVDTDLKTKEAKPFIKESLIIENDTIKVK from the coding sequence ATGATGCCGCAATGGCCTTCTGATGACGCGCAATCTCTTTCGGAATTTTCAACCCAAAGAGCTTTGACTCAGGTGGCAACAATTGCAAAACAACCTCATTATGTGGGTTCCCAGAATCACGAATTTGTTGCCAATTATCTCCAAAAAGAGCTTAACAAATTAGGACTGGAAAGTTCCGTACAAGAAGGATATACGTTGAGTGATTGGGGTAATCTGGTAAAATCTAAAAATATCTTGGCTCGAATAAAAGGCACAAGAAATTCCAAAGCCTTGTTATTGCTTTCTCATTACGACAGCGCACCACACTCCTTTTCTCACGGTGCCAGTGATGACGCATCGGGAGTAGCGACGATTTTGGAAAGTGTACGGGCATTTTTGAACACTAAAAAACAACACAAAAACGATATTATTATTCTGTTTTCGGATGCTGAAGAATTAGGTTTAAATGGTGCCGCATTATTTGTAACACAACATCCGTGGGCAAAAGAAGTGGGTTTGGTATTGAATTTTGAAGCACGCGGTTCTTCCGGTCCAAGTTACATGTTGATGGAAACCAATAAAGGAAACGCGGGATTGGTAAAAGAATTTGCTTCCGCAGGCGCCACTTATCCAGTTTCCAATTCGTTGATGTACAGCATTTATAAAATGTTACCCAATGATACAGATTTGACGGTTTTTAGAGAACAAGCCAATATTCAGGGTTATAATTTTGCGTTTATAGATGACCATTTTAATTATCACACCGCGCAAGATGACATCAATCATTTGAACAAAAACACCTTAACACATCAGGGAACGTATTTGATGCCGTTGTTGAATTATTTTTCTAATGCTGATTTGAATACCACGAAAGCCACGGAGGATTATGTCTATTTTACGATTCCCAACACTTTTATAAGTTACCCTTTTAACTGGGTTTTACCTATGGCGGTAATTGCTTTTGTCTTCTTTATACTCCTGATTTTCGTAGGCATTGCAAAACGTATTTTATCTTTCCGTGAAATTATCAAAGGATTTGTTCCGTTTTTGGGTTCCATACTCGTTACCGGATTAATCACTTTTTTAGGATGGAAAGCTTTGTTGAAATTATATCTGCAGTACAATGATTTACTTAACGGATTTACCTATAACGGTCATGCCTATATTAGCGCTTTTGTTCTCTTGGCGATAGCGATTAGTTTTGCATTTTACCAACGTTTTTCTGCCAATAAGATAACCATGAATCATTATGTGGCACCATTATTTATTTGGATCATCATTAATGGATTTCTTGCTTTTAGTTTACAAGGAGCAGGATTTTTGATTATTCCTGTTTACTTTGGTCTATTTTCTTTTGGTTTATTTATTATCACGCAGAAATCCAGTAAAGTACTAAATCTGATTTTCAGCATTCCTGCATTATTAATTATAGCACCATTTATTCAAATGTTTCCGATAGGATTGGGACTAAAAGTGCTGTTTGGAAGTGCCATTCTTACCGTTTTAGCATTCGGATTACTATTGCCGTTGTTTGGGGCTTTCGCCAAAAAGGGAATCTGGTCCTTAGTGTTTTTTGTACTCGCCATCGGCTTTTGTGTGAAAGCACATTCTGAATCCGGGTACGAAAAAGGAAAGGCCAAATCAAACAGTTTGTTGTATATCTATAATGCCGACACCAATAAAGCCAGTTGGGCAACGTATGACACCAATCTTGATTCATGGGTGAAAGGCTATTTGGGTGAAAACCCAAAAGATGCAACCGCTTTAAATGAAACGCCTTTATACAGTAAATATAATTCTAGATTTACCTATGCACAAGAAGCTCCAAAAAAAGAGCTCCAAAAACCAACAATCGAATTTCTTGAAGATAGAATTGTTGGCAATCAAAGGTATTTGAAACTACGAATTTCACCCAATCGCAAAGTAAATCGCTATGATATTTTTGCCAATGAAAAAATGATAATTCATAACTTCAAAGCAAATGGAACTAGCACTTTAGGTCAAAAAGGTTCCAAATATCAACGAAACGGAAAGAAAATTTTGAGTTATTATGTGGTGGATAATTTACCTTTGGAAATGCAATTCAGTACTGATGCAACTTCAATTTTAGATATGGAAATGATGGAAAGTTCATTCGATTTAATGACCAATCCCTTATTTACCATGACAAAAAGAGAAGATTGGATGATGCCAACACCTTTTGTTTTGAATGATGCGGTGGTAATTAAGGAAAAGATAAATCCTAGCCCTCTGCCAGTTTTAGTTGACACGGATTTAAAAACCAAGGAAGCAAAACCTTTTATAAAAGAAAGTTTAATAATTGAGAATGATACTATAAAAGTCAAGTAA
- a CDS encoding SDR family oxidoreductase: MTKISILGCGWLGLPLAKALLEKGFSLHGSTTSSEKLSILENAGISPFLISFHSKSVSGSIESFLLGSDTLLIDIPPKLRGINSESFVEKIATLVPFIEKSAVKNVLFISSTSVYGEENDIVTEETPLNPDTESGKQLVEAEQILQSNTNFKTTVIRFGGLIGEDRHPVKFLAGRENLDNPEAPINLIHQEDCIGIILKIIETDCWNETFNAVAPFHPSRATYYTQKAADLNLPLPKFNDENASIGKTILSDKVATILKYTFTKPSL, translated from the coding sequence ATGACAAAAATCAGTATTCTTGGTTGCGGTTGGTTGGGTTTGCCTTTGGCGAAAGCTCTGTTAGAAAAAGGATTTTCATTACATGGATCGACGACTTCTTCAGAGAAACTTTCGATATTAGAAAACGCAGGAATTAGTCCTTTTTTAATTTCGTTTCATAGCAAAAGTGTTTCAGGTTCCATTGAATCTTTTTTGCTTGGAAGCGACACTTTACTAATCGATATTCCACCAAAATTACGAGGAATCAATAGCGAAAGTTTTGTCGAGAAAATAGCAACATTGGTTCCCTTCATAGAAAAATCGGCTGTGAAAAACGTCCTTTTTATCAGTTCCACTTCTGTTTATGGAGAAGAAAATGATATTGTAACCGAAGAAACACCATTAAATCCAGATACGGAAAGCGGCAAACAGTTAGTTGAAGCAGAACAAATTTTGCAAAGCAACACTAATTTTAAAACTACTGTAATTCGTTTTGGTGGATTAATTGGCGAAGACCGACATCCTGTTAAATTTTTAGCGGGACGAGAAAATCTGGATAATCCAGAAGCTCCTATCAATTTGATTCATCAGGAAGATTGCATTGGCATAATTCTAAAAATTATTGAAACCGATTGTTGGAATGAAACGTTCAATGCAGTCGCCCCTTTTCATCCTTCCCGCGCCACTTATTATACTCAAAAAGCTGCCGATTTGAATTTGCCGTTGCCAAAATTTAATGATGAAAATGCTTCCATCGGAAAAACCATTTTGAGTGATAAAGTTGCAACCATTTTAAAATATACTTTTACTAAACCCAGTCTATAA
- a CDS encoding DMT family transporter, translated as MRTKLKNAVSSKINLIGLPILALCWVSFFWGTTWIASKEGVKHMPPLQLAAIRQFIGGALYICFFLFKKTPWPKGKQWKTILILSVLNFVLSNGLSTWGVKYISSGLGAIIGAIVPLWIVIISIFRGERLARLAIIGLIVSFGGVCVVFYDHLNDFLKPDFRFGIFISIISTLTWAFGSLYTKKKAASFNPYFSLGLQMFLSSILLFAFTGATGTSVPLSSIPAISWWAISYLVVFGSVLTFIAFIYALQHLPAQISSIYAYINPIIAVILGALIFSESLNAAIAIGGGVILSGLYMVNYSLRKGRKNSVVTK; from the coding sequence GTGAGAACCAAACTTAAAAATGCCGTTTCATCTAAGATAAATTTAATTGGATTACCCATTTTAGCATTATGCTGGGTGAGTTTTTTTTGGGGTACCACTTGGATTGCTTCAAAAGAAGGAGTAAAACACATGCCACCATTGCAACTTGCCGCCATTAGACAATTCATTGGAGGGGCACTTTATATTTGTTTTTTCTTGTTTAAAAAAACACCTTGGCCGAAAGGAAAACAATGGAAAACCATCCTCATTCTAAGCGTTCTTAATTTCGTTTTAAGCAATGGATTAAGCACATGGGGCGTGAAATACATCAGCAGTGGATTAGGCGCCATAATTGGAGCTATTGTACCATTATGGATTGTTATAATCAGTATTTTTAGAGGAGAACGACTTGCGCGATTAGCCATAATTGGTTTAATTGTAAGTTTTGGCGGTGTTTGTGTCGTGTTTTATGATCATTTAAATGATTTCTTAAAACCGGATTTTAGATTTGGAATTTTTATTTCGATAATTTCAACGTTGACTTGGGCGTTTGGATCGTTGTATACCAAGAAAAAAGCGGCAAGTTTCAATCCATATTTTAGTTTAGGATTACAAATGTTCCTTTCCAGCATTTTACTTTTCGCCTTCACCGGAGCTACCGGAACTTCCGTACCATTGAGTTCAATTCCAGCTATTTCCTGGTGGGCAATCTCTTATTTAGTTGTTTTCGGCTCTGTTCTTACCTTTATCGCTTTTATTTATGCGCTGCAACATCTACCGGCACAAATAAGCAGTATTTATGCCTACATAAATCCAATAATAGCCGTAATTTTAGGTGCTCTAATTTTCAGCGAATCGCTCAATGCCGCTATAGCTATTGGTGGCGGAGTTATTTTAAGCGGACTTTATATGGTCAATTACTCGTTGAGAAAAGGGCGAAAAAATAGTGTCGTAACCAAATAA
- a CDS encoding alpha/beta fold hydrolase: MKLKNFLLTAASFLTLFVVHGQQKKSTVIPNENLITENIAEIPRELANEVKKYSESRSASLAEIHPIKNDIIINTRFGSTSQLHHVSQSMGARTQVTFFDEPVSAASYEPVKGEYLIYSKDIGGNEFGQLFKLDLKTLQSRLLTDGGKSQNGGIIWRKDGKAFYYSSTKRNGGDRDIYYMDPNNPKSDKLILQVKGGGWGIQDISADNKKLLLGEYVSINESYIWVLDIETGKLTEVTDRNTKGISQSGASFSNIADEIWFVTDKDNEFERLATMNLGTKKETYYTTNIPWNIENYSLSEDKKSIVFISNEAGLNKMYLMNAVNKSYKEVKNLPVGLISDARFTKDKESVFFNQSTAQTASDVYQLNLKTGKIERWTESELGEMQQSDMSIPKFIDWKSFDDLKISGFYYPASPKFKGKRPVIIMIHGGPEAQSLASFLGSNNFYTSEMGVSLILPNVRGSSGFGKTFLAKDDGILRENSVKDIGALLDWIARQPELDKDRVMIMGGSYGGYMTLATAFHYADKIKCSVDIVGISNFNTFLKNTEEYRRDLRRAEYGDERDEKMAAFFEKMAPLNNTDKIKKPLFIIQGTNDPRVPVTEAMQMRDKLKTQGNTVWYLEAKDEGHGFKKKPNIDFQRLAVIRFMQEYLIK, translated from the coding sequence ATGAAATTAAAAAACTTTCTTTTGACTGCCGCGTCTTTCCTTACTTTGTTTGTTGTTCATGGACAACAAAAGAAAAGTACAGTAATTCCAAATGAAAATTTAATCACGGAGAATATTGCTGAAATCCCAAGAGAACTCGCCAATGAGGTAAAGAAATATTCGGAATCCAGAAGTGCTTCTTTGGCTGAAATTCATCCAATTAAAAATGATATTATCATCAATACACGGTTTGGTTCAACATCGCAATTACACCATGTATCACAGTCCATGGGAGCTCGAACACAAGTGACTTTTTTTGACGAACCGGTAAGCGCAGCCTCTTATGAACCGGTAAAAGGAGAATATCTAATTTATTCTAAAGACATTGGAGGAAATGAATTTGGTCAATTGTTCAAACTTGATTTAAAAACCCTGCAATCTAGGCTATTAACGGATGGAGGAAAATCACAAAACGGCGGTATTATTTGGCGAAAAGATGGCAAAGCATTCTATTATTCGTCAACCAAACGAAACGGCGGAGACCGCGACATTTACTATATGGATCCAAACAATCCTAAGTCAGACAAGTTAATTCTCCAAGTAAAAGGCGGCGGATGGGGAATTCAAGACATTTCAGCCGACAATAAAAAATTATTACTGGGAGAATATGTTTCCATAAACGAATCGTATATCTGGGTGCTAGATATTGAAACCGGTAAATTAACCGAAGTCACTGATAGAAATACCAAAGGAATTTCACAATCTGGAGCAAGTTTTTCTAACATCGCTGATGAAATTTGGTTTGTAACCGATAAGGATAACGAATTTGAGCGATTGGCAACGATGAACCTAGGCACTAAAAAAGAAACTTACTACACTACAAATATTCCATGGAATATTGAGAATTACAGTTTGTCTGAAGATAAAAAATCTATTGTTTTTATTAGCAATGAAGCGGGATTGAATAAAATGTATTTAATGAATGCTGTCAATAAATCATACAAAGAAGTAAAAAACCTTCCAGTAGGGTTAATTAGCGATGCCCGCTTTACAAAGGATAAAGAAAGTGTCTTCTTCAATCAATCTACCGCACAAACAGCCTCCGATGTTTATCAATTGAATTTAAAAACAGGTAAAATAGAACGTTGGACCGAGAGCGAATTGGGAGAAATGCAACAATCGGACATGTCCATTCCCAAATTCATCGATTGGAAAAGTTTTGACGATTTAAAAATCTCCGGATTTTATTATCCTGCTTCTCCAAAATTTAAAGGAAAAAGACCCGTTATCATTATGATTCACGGTGGTCCTGAAGCACAATCTTTGGCTTCATTTTTAGGTTCTAATAATTTTTACACCAGTGAAATGGGGGTTTCGCTTATTTTACCAAATGTAAGAGGTTCTTCTGGTTTTGGAAAAACCTTCTTAGCTAAAGATGATGGCATTTTAAGAGAAAATTCTGTAAAAGATATTGGTGCTTTATTAGATTGGATTGCACGACAACCAGAATTGGATAAAGACAGAGTTATGATTATGGGCGGAAGTTATGGTGGTTATATGACTTTGGCGACAGCCTTTCATTATGCAGACAAAATAAAATGTTCTGTCGATATTGTAGGAATTTCAAATTTTAATACCTTTTTGAAAAACACTGAGGAATACAGACGTGATTTGAGAAGGGCGGAATATGGTGATGAAAGAGACGAGAAAATGGCCGCTTTTTTTGAGAAAATGGCTCCTCTAAATAATACCGATAAAATAAAAAAACCACTTTTCATAATCCAAGGAACTAATGACCCACGAGTTCCTGTGACAGAAGCTATGCAGATGCGTGATAAACTAAAAACACAAGGAAATACGGTTTGGTATCTGGAAGCAAAAGATGAAGGTCACGGATTTAAAAAGAAACCCAATATCGATTTTCAACGTTTGGCGGTAATCCGATTTATGCAGGAATATTTAATAAAGTAA